In a genomic window of bacterium:
- the fliW gene encoding flagellar assembly protein FliW: MTFETARFGNVDVEDTAVMTMTEGLYGFPHLHRFVVIQHKEGSPYRWLQSVDDPAIAFLVIDPWEFKPDYALTVSDTDAEVLNLTEETPKIVYTIVTIPPGNPQAMTVNLAGPVVVNLEDQMGRQIVVDSDEYHTRHSVLEEMQMSSVKAAAH, translated from the coding sequence ATGACATTTGAAACTGCGAGATTCGGAAACGTTGACGTCGAAGACACTGCTGTAATGACGATGACGGAAGGCCTTTACGGTTTTCCACATCTACACCGCTTTGTTGTAATTCAACACAAAGAGGGAAGCCCTTATCGCTGGCTACAGTCCGTCGACGACCCCGCCATTGCATTCCTAGTTATCGATCCATGGGAATTCAAACCCGATTATGCTCTTACGGTATCGGATACAGATGCCGAAGTGCTGAACTTAACGGAAGAGACCCCTAAGATCGTATATACTATTGTAACTATCCCACCAGGGAATCCGCAAGCAATGACCGTCAATCTAGCAGGGCCGGTTGTGGTCAATCTTGAGGACCAAATGGGGCGACAGATAGTAGTCGATAGTGACGAATATCACACTCGGCATTCCGTTCTAGAAGAGATGCAGATGAGTTCTGTCAAAGCGGCTGCTCATTAG